The sequence GACATTGGGTAACGCCCACTTCACGGAGTATCCCGCTCTGCCTTTTAAAATTCTGGGAAGAACACTTGAGTCGTTGGATGGAGATAAGATTTTAGAAAATTCAAACGCTGGTCTGTGTGTGATTGGGCCATTCAATTTAAATGTTATTAAAAGGATCTtaaatttgaatttgaattattaatttaatgtttaaTTTTTATGCGTGCTATGTGATGATGCGTGCTTTGTACCACATTTAGAACACATGAAACTTGATGCACATACTGCCAAAACACTCGGTCAATTTCTAGCACGAATAGTGAAAGACATGCAAGACTCAGCTTGGTAGCATGGAGTCAAGCTTTGACAGACTCTATGTGTATCACTATGACTAATATAACAACCGGCACAGTTGACATCAAATAATGTAAGAAAAAGTACTGGTTGTAGTAGCAAAGATGCTCAAATGTAATTGTGCAACAATAAGTACAGTCTTGGTGCTACATCCTTTCAGTCGAATACTGTACACAAGCAATCACCACAGTGTACGAGACGGTACCAGATTGTGCAGTCTACACAGACAGTTTGTGATGTTTCCTTGTTGTAGAATAGTCTGTTACACCTTGTTACAGCACTTGCCAACTGCAAACTATGTTTAAAGCAGAAATTCATTAATAAGTCCTTTCTATAACTTCGCCTCTAGACTCTACCAAGTCCTCTCCTTGCACacactccacgtgttttagcacgcGCTTTTGTTCCACTAGTTCTTCGTGTAGTACGTTTTCAGTGTGTTGATTGGTCAAAACTGTTATCGAGCGACCAAAAGGGTGTGAGAAGACACATGTAGGATCCTATTAGAATAATTTAAGTAGCAATTACCTTACAATTAGACGGTCATTAAGGCAATAGTTCTTGTCACCCAAGCTGCAAGCTCATTATTGTTGTGTGACATAGGTTCATTTGCTACTGCTAGCTAGTGACGCTACAATGTTAATGAAGCAAGGTTTTCGCAAGTCGCAACGAAAACGATCTACTTTGCAACTCTAATTTCTGAACAGTCCCTAGAAAGAGCAAAAAGCTTCTGTGTTGGTTCATTTGCGTTGTATGTACACAGCAACGTTGACACCATATTATCAGTGCAGTTTACAAGATTGGTTTCTAATAAAAccctcaattgacatgacaagagagagcctaggctcgcttcgctcgacAATTAAATTGACGTCAACTTGAGCCAGCCGTCACTATCCAAACCTAATGAGCGACATACAGAATCTACAGACCGTCGCAAAAGTATAAAGCCACTCCCTGCACGTGACTATACCGGAAGTTTTCCAGGCTGATTCACCAATTAGTACCTAGAAAGAGCGTCTAACAAACAACCATGTGATAAAAtaagaacagaacaagaacaTGACAAATTTTATTTGGGAAAACTTCAAAAGTCATTGCGTTACGAAGCAAAATGCAAACGGCGTTTGCGTGGGCATCTGCACAGTCTAGCAGAATGACCTTTCTAGACACTGCTTTTTGGCTTTTAAAAAGCCAGTTATTTATGAAAcgtttctttgatgtagactCTGCTTTAATACTTCGTGTTTCCTCCTCTTGCTTTCCGGATTGATTCAACTCGTCGCGGAACACTCTACTAGCGCGCGCACTCCCCTTAGAGAAATCAACGCAATGCCGCCTGCACTACCGTTCACTCTTCGCAAGGGTGACCAGCGGTTGCCGCTACCTTCAAGATTCGCCAAAGGTTCTCGACTGGGTTGGTGTCAGGCAAACACGAAGGACAATCCAAaacagtgacgtcattgtCGCGAAACCATTGCCCGGAGACGACGATGTTTGGTCGCCTACCGGCTTCTTGCGAGGGCGACGGGCGTGCATTTTTCTCTCCACAAGTCGACGACAAACTAAAGATCTGGAAATAGTTTGTCCCGTGCTCTCCTCGAACTCTCGTTTCAGCTGGCGCGATGTCAACGGCGATTTCTCTTTGCTGTCTCCTCCAGAAAGCGGTCATCTCTGTCACATGTTTTTCTCGGCCGACGAGATCTTTTCTTACAGCTTATTGCTCCGACCTCTAGTCTTTTTAGACAGTTTTTCACCGATCCACGTGAAACACCGACGGTTTTGGCGATGTTACACTCACCCAGACCACATTCTTTCAAGCCTTCGATTTTACCGCAATGTCGTGGACTGAGCTGCCGATCTCGGGGCATCCCCAAACTCACACCAGCTGTCCTACTTTTCCTCAATTTCGTCTAGCGAAAGATTGGTCACTCAGCTACAGAAATACGCACTTTGGCAGCTCTGTGAGCTCAAACAACGACTAGACAATCAAAGATTTCGCGCCATCAACATCATTTTGCAACATTTCGACCACAACCATTTCAAACCGGAAGTTACACTTTTAGAAATTTTGTGTACAATCTAAAGAATTTAGTAGATTTTTTACAACATTTAGTTTTCTAGACATTATTCAGTGGATGTTTCAAGTTATTGTGGTTTTTGTGGGTTTTCTTATTGACAAAATGACGTCATAGTGGTTTTTCATTTTTTTAAAGAAAAGCTGAAAGAAgtttgtatttcaagtagaTTATGGGTAAAGCATGCGTAGGTTTCTTTCAGCAAATGGCAAAATTGAATAacaaaaatgttttgttgaGCTGTTCATCACGTGTTTGTTTTGCGGTGAAAGCAGCACGCACTTCAAAATTCTGTCATACGAAACACCCAATAGGGAGAGTCCTTCTCTCTAGTTTAGAATAGAAAATTTGCAGTAAATTAcagtttaaattatttttgcaaaagcttttacaataattttgtgGTCATTCAAACTTCAGGTATAGTCACGTGCAGGGAGTGGCTTTATACTTTTGCGAAGGTCTGTAACTTTAAATAGAATACTTGCTGCTAACTGTAACTAAACTTTTAGACAAAATACTTTCATGGTAATTCCTCACAATTGAATGTACCCGGGCAGAGCTGGGCAATGTAGCTAGTTTTAAATAAGCATTTAtttcaaaaactaaaaattagaacataaataaaaataaaaatgacGAAATTAGAAACATAAatattgcaatacaaaaattgaATGGCCAGATCACCCACTGACCCGCTCGCTGCCTTATATATTCCCATATAATAAACAAGTAGCTCTAAATATCAAGAGAAATTAAATCTACAACTCCAAATGTAGCTCCATAGATACAAGAGGACATAAAGAAAACTGCATCATGACAAAGAACTTAGTAATAGCAACCTTTACTACCTTCTGCATTAACTTTTGCCTGTGCAGCAGCATCAAGATCAGAAGCATCAGGAACAAAACGACGGTTACTTGGTTTGTCTTCAGTGGGCATCTAACATGTACAATCATGGtaaaaaatacaataatacaacATGACTGCTACTAAAAGTAAAGTACGTCAACGAGAatgacagtcagacagaccgGCATCTAACAAACCAACCAAAAAACAgataccatataagatgaaaacattggcgggaatttgTATTGGCGGTTTGCTGAGAAATTGACGGACGAAGCATATTggtggattttattttggcagtcagacatcgttgtttgataactgatatacATGCCTTACCGTAAGTGGTCATGGAaaagtttgtgattgacagctgtgttcgtggctcacatttccctaacttactggtctccaactactgcctaATGATaaagaactgctgtgtcagtgcaaagaacgggAACAGTGTGAATGTGACAGCCCAGCTTCATCCATTGTGAATGTGACAGCCTAGCTTCATCCATAGCGTCACGACCTCATTCATAGGCATAACAGATGGCAAGCaaggattacctaccatctcgTGGCCTGATCCGCGTGACGTACTACCAttgtagcctcggcctcccagacctgtGTAGAGAATCGGTGCTACATGGACCTGGGAGGCCAAGGTTACCACCGTCGCCATACCATGATGCCTGatccacgtgggtgatgaTGTCAACATATCCTAGTAGCCAAATTAATGACgaattttatattggcggtcgctgaaaaatccaCCCCAAAATATATTCcccaccaatatttcatcttatttGGTAAATAGTTGATTCACCCATCCAACGTAGTAACATAATGTGATACACATACAAAAACTGACCACTAACCTCAGGCATGACAATCTCAAAGTCATTTTTTGGAGTAGGCAAGCCAGCAAGCTCTTCTCTAAGCTGCATCATAATCTCTTGTTCCTGCTGCTTCAATGCTTCCTCAGAATCATCGAGCAATGCCTCATCTGGATTAATTGAAAGTTTGTCTCTGACAGGAGTTCGAGGAGTAGCTCCTGCAACAGATAATACAACACCTGAGTTCAGCAACAATGTTTAACTGAGAGCTATGATGTAGTTTGCCCCTCAGCCTCTCTAGTGGCAACTAGAAAGTCCCATAAGTTATCTGCACATTCATGAAGAATTCTCTGTGCGCAAGGATGATCTCTTCATTGGGAAatcacaaaaaataaaatatttgaCTTGCATAAACATTactacaaaaaacaaacagacaataagggatggacaaaaagaaaattggaaagtacacaaacaataaatatgcAGAAAGATAAACAGAAACATAATGTAGACAGAAAGGTGCACTCCACTGATTTCAAAACACATTAGAAACAAAGTCAGTTTTAGAAATTTCAACAATGGTTTTAAtctgtcaaagaaatacaCATAATTAGAACATCATCTCAACAATGAGCCAGCCAAACCTAGACACTGTTCAATTTCAGTTCAGTAGCCTAACTGTTGGTTTAATGGCTCCATAAAATTCTTTAGTACATTTGCATAAACCATATTCTTGGCACATTTATTGCACATAAACGTTTTAATTTGCTTTACCTGTACTAGAATTACTAAACAAAATATACATTTGACAAAAAGAGAAAACCGAAACCAAACATGCTAATGTGCAGCTCCTACATCTGTCTAGTAAATAGAACTCACACTCAACATGCAGTTAATCACTACTACATACCTCCACGTTCTGGTGTCCTAAAAGTCTCAATTTGGTGCCGTCTTGGTGTCACTCCTTCAAAACTCGTCTCATGAAGAGGTTCATTAACACCACCAGCAAGCGGGGTTTCTGCCTGTGTCAGAGTTATGAGGTTCTGAGCTTCCTGAAGTAAACTATCATTAGCGGCAGGTGTTCGTGGAGTTCGAAGACTCATCCCAGATGCTGGAGTTATAGAATAGTCAGCCAAGAGGGACTGACTAGCTGCAGACATTCCATCTTCAATGGCTGAAATGTGAGCTTGTTCACTTGCCTGCCCCAACTTAACAACCTGTAAGTGAAATAATGCTCAATTTAATGCAACAGATGCGAAACACAATAAGATCAAAAGCAAACAATACATTGCAACAGTTACATACAACAATCAAATACCCATGTCAGAAGCAAGACTTATTATGTGCACTTGTAGCTGTACAACAAAATATGACATGGCTTAATATGCCACATAACACTCAGGCTTGTGCAACTAGAAGACTCATTCTAGTGTCAGCAGCTTTATAAGCCAAAATTATACAACCATAAAAACTGAGCTAGGGACGATTTAGTAGTGCTCATCCCTTGCCCAAAAATGTTTCCATTGTGACAAGTTTGTATAAAATTATTTTCTCACTACATCATCAATGGAAATGCTTAATACCACCTCAAACTTTCAAATCTCCAAACCCTCCAAGCAGTAAAACATAATTTCAAGACATTCTAATGAGTGATACAACACCAGACAACAGTTTCACAACAGTTTATTGGTCATCACATATACCAGCTGCAAAGATTAAGGTTACAGTCGTTGTTGCCCCATTTGTTCTACAGAAACTTCTGTACCTCTTCCAATTCTATATCTGAAATTTGTGGTGAAGGAAGCACTAGTTTGCTCCTCTTTCTTACTGGCTCTGCACTGTTCAACctcacaaaacaacaataatgacaaacacaatacCGTGCAGACTCTGTTTCTGCACTCACTTGCTGATTTGACTAACAGCACCCGGTAAGTCCATCTCCTTTCtttttttctgtctttctttgtctttccGTCGTTCACGCTGTGATGTATAAATATTAACAAATTTcacaaactaaaactaaagTAGTGAGAGAGCCAACTTCTTCTTCATGCTTTCGTCGCTTttcatccaaatcatgacGCCGAAGCCGCTTAAAGTTTGGAAGAATGGTAGCATGCTTTTCCTCAGATGTGTCATAAAAACCTATGATAAAGATGCCATAAAAACCTATGATAAAGATGCCATAAAAACCTATGATAAAGATGCCATAAAAACCTATGATAAAGATGTCAACAATATATCATTTAGTATTAGTTATTACATGGGTAgctggtgtttgtggcatttATTGACCCCAGGCCTCACTGGATTATCAACAGATAATTGACCAAGCCAGACGCAAGGTTTAATTACGGAGGTGATAAGCCCTGAGGCCAAGGTGTCGAtaatgccataaacaccacataccaatgtaatatgtaatttattatatGGGCGTGGTTGGATACACTAGCACCCACTAgtgtagcctcaaacttccagaccagagagcatgCGAAGCgcacgaactctagtctggaccaagtcgataccaaatgatttcggaaatagcccttctaagccaatcagcttctacaacccaaatctcggttgtaaattctgattggcttagcaataattggttatgctaagtgcacgccagaacaatgattagactctgcacgcacacaacttagctttagtttcagcttcatttctttgatattttcaagcttgcagtgacaggacatgcaccgcagcgtcgccagaccatcatcacctttgacaactggtcgagcggtagtctcactagtcgagcggttaagAATCAAAGAATCCTTGTTTCATGCCAtctaccaagatatcgccgcaaacacggcagacgtcttttctttgttcatgagatctcatggcatttaccaatgatatgttgatctaggtaaaactaTCCTAcactgttagacaccatttagcatcgctattgataaatacttacAAAATCATtgtagtatcgacttggtccagactagagttcgcgcgctttgcaagctctctggtctggaaattcgaggctaccaCTAgtgacaacaaagaaaacaaccCCAGCAATGCTGCTGAATGGGACAGGTCATGTGAAGCAACAACACCTGCACTCCCCTTCCACTTTTCAAATTGCAGGGTTACATTCTACACAGGCAACAAGCACTAAATaacttgtttgtgcttgtaacCTTGCTGATGTAATTAGTAGATTGTAATAGGTGTTATGTGACTGCCctaagtgtgttgtgttatgtttggtAGGTAATGGCTTGTAAAAGTTTGTATAAGGGAAAGGTCCTAATAGACTAAATGgcatttagtgtattgtattggagcCTGATGTTTACTCTAAACTATACCCAAAGTATATTCTGTTGCTATGACAGTGGGTGGATAATGGGTTATATTCTACCTCCATGTGACCTGTACAAGCGCTGTAACTGGCTCATATTATGTACccaaccacgcccataaaaTAAGTCTCTGGcatgcgtgcgcgtgcgcacacacacacacacacacacacacacacacacacacacaccacaaccaccaccaccaccaccaccacacacacacaaatggacaaatggataaaaatatcaagccctccacgtcattgaCGTTGACCTTAAAGTCAGTTgcgaagatagctcccctgcctctagagataGGGCCTCCATGAGCTATGTGGAGTcttagggccagtgctacaatccagATGGAGCTTGGCGGGAGTCATCTAGGTGCACTGACTACggtgcagctctgggactggacaccaaggcccacaagtacagtagaacctcgctaatctgTACAGCCCCGTGCCAAGCCCCGTTCGAATTATCAAACATGCCAAACATgtagccttggaggtccagactttGCTTCGGACACCCAAACTACTAGCGCATTTATGTATCTCTAcacacatgtcatgtttgtggtaaaggacactgctgcaatgactacatgtacttctaaataacatgacagtcaggatttaaaatagttagatacacgcatttgctgaaaactagataaccaCAAGCCGAATCACACTGCCCAATAAGATCTGGGTACGCAAGACAGGGCACCAAAAGTAATTCGAATTAGCAAGGAATCGAATTAGCGAGGaatcggattagcgaggttctactgtacccgtctgctgcatgatgttacttgcatgatgttactgtcaagccagcggtcatgtccacccctgccaatgaccaggtactcatttatactcctgagtcgagagaagcaattgtgtgtaagtttcttatgccatagctcgccatcactatgacttgaacctgcaacaccgcaaggtcccggatgttttcattctccaaatgcacatacacgcacacacacatgcacgcatgcacgcacacacatgcacgcacgcacacccacacacccacccacccacccacccacccacccacccacccacacacacacacacacacacacacacacacacacacacacacacacacacaagctacGAAGAACAGGAAGAGgaaaaagagacaaacagacagactgacacgtGTCCAAACatagaaacacaacaa is a genomic window of Corticium candelabrum chromosome 11, ooCorCand1.1, whole genome shotgun sequence containing:
- the LOC134187151 gene encoding cell division cycle 5-related protein-like is translated as MCAFAFRRLASLQKRRELRAAGLDVRLRPKKSRRRGVDYSADIPFEKKPAPGFYDTSEEKHATILPNFKRLRRHDLDEKRRKHEEERERRKDKERQKKRKEMDLPGAVSQISKLNSAEPVRKRSKLVLPSPQISDIELEEVVKLGQASEQAHISAIEDGMSAASQSLLADYSITPASGMSLRTPRTPAANDSLLQEAQNLITLTQAETPLAGGVNEPLHETSFEGVTPRRHQIETFRTPERGGATPRTPVRDKLSINPDEALLDDSEEALKQQEQEIMMQLREELAGLPTPKNDFEIVMPEMPTEDKPSNRRFVPDASDLDAAAQAKVNAEGVVAIGVRSCASLLKLISIIGCSRNTRIAPHQKHWLHATHVSKSLATTNAKADVAQLSSARYAYSCEKD